In Legionella lytica, one genomic interval encodes:
- a CDS encoding efflux RND transporter periplasmic adaptor subunit gives MKKRLIIMGIALLVVFGGIIAFNFIKAFMIKRFFASYQPPAVAVASAVAKEINWIPTLNAVGNFVALNGVDVGSQASGNVIKINFESGQYVEKGTPLVTLDDSIDQAVLKFNQSDLALKALSYKRQSDLFKRGATSISSVDEAKAMLDQAQAKVDQTQAQINQKHITAPFAGRLGIRQVNVGQFVNPGQTTIVSLQSLDPLYIDFYLPEQLYKKVHPNQTITFSLEQFPALLFEAKVSAINSKVDLNTHNVLVQGVLANCPASAIKNPANSPLVKTRQEANGSKQIVSCDTTANTRNKVEKFAFVPGMFASIEIERAAKAHTVVVPSTAISYSLYGNSVYIIEKDKEGKKNKDGSDVLTVNRVFVTIGEQRGNYTVIKKGVTAGQQVVSAGEVKLQNGTPVVINNEVKLNDTSNPNLLGQ, from the coding sequence ATGAAAAAACGTTTGATTATCATGGGCATCGCCCTATTGGTTGTTTTCGGTGGAATTATTGCTTTTAATTTCATTAAAGCATTTATGATTAAACGGTTTTTTGCCAGCTACCAACCCCCTGCGGTTGCCGTTGCTTCTGCTGTTGCCAAAGAAATCAATTGGATTCCCACACTGAATGCCGTAGGTAATTTCGTTGCGTTAAATGGCGTGGATGTTGGCTCTCAAGCATCAGGAAACGTGATTAAAATTAATTTTGAATCAGGCCAGTATGTCGAGAAAGGCACACCCTTAGTTACTTTGGATGATTCAATTGATCAGGCCGTTCTAAAGTTTAACCAGTCTGATCTAGCACTGAAAGCACTCAGCTACAAACGTCAATCAGATTTGTTTAAACGCGGAGCTACGTCTATTTCTAGTGTGGATGAAGCCAAGGCAATGCTTGATCAAGCACAAGCGAAGGTTGATCAAACACAAGCGCAAATTAATCAAAAACACATTACCGCTCCATTTGCAGGTCGTTTAGGCATCCGTCAAGTCAATGTGGGCCAATTTGTTAATCCCGGACAAACGACAATTGTTTCATTGCAATCATTAGATCCTTTATACATAGACTTTTACCTTCCAGAGCAACTTTATAAAAAGGTACATCCCAATCAAACCATTACCTTTTCTCTAGAACAATTCCCAGCTCTTCTTTTTGAAGCAAAAGTTTCAGCGATTAACTCTAAAGTAGATCTCAATACTCATAACGTTCTAGTGCAAGGTGTTTTAGCGAACTGTCCTGCAAGCGCGATTAAAAATCCGGCAAACTCACCACTGGTCAAAACGCGTCAGGAAGCAAATGGGAGTAAACAAATTGTCTCTTGTGATACTACGGCCAATACCCGTAATAAAGTAGAAAAATTTGCTTTTGTCCCAGGGATGTTTGCCTCAATAGAAATCGAGCGAGCAGCAAAAGCACATACAGTTGTTGTGCCATCAACGGCCATTTCCTACAGCCTCTACGGTAACTCGGTTTATATCATCGAAAAAGATAAAGAAGGCAAGAAAAATAAAGATGGATCCGACGTACTTACTGTAAATCGTGTTTTTGTCACTATTGGTGAACAACGTGGAAATTATACCGTAATTAAAAAAGGGGTAACAGCAGGACAACAAGTTGTTAGCGCCGGAGAAGTTAAATTACAAAACGGTACTCCTGTTGTCATCAATAATGAAGTCAAACTTAATGATACCAGTAACCCCAATCTACTGGGGCAATAA
- the glyA gene encoding serine hydroxymethyltransferase yields MFDGSYTIENFDKEIFQAIVEEERRQEDHIELIASENYVSPRVLEAQGSVLTNKYAEGYPGKRYYGGCEYVDVAEALAIERAKKLFGADYANVQPHSGSQANAEVMMALLSPGDVILGMALPHGGHLTHGSKVNFSGKLYQAVPYGVDETTGLIDYDELERLALEHKPKLIIAGFSAYSRVLDWPRFREIADKVGAYLMADVAHVAGLIAVGLYPSPVPYADVVTTTTHKTLRGPRGGLILCRANEEIEKKLNSAVFPGMQGGPLMHVIAAKAVAFAEALLPEFKTYQEQVLLNAKTMSSVLISRGYNIVSGGTDNHLLLVDLINKDITGKDADAALGRANITVNKNSVPNDPRSPFVTSGLRLGTPAVTTRGFREKEITLLSNWVADILDDINNEATIARVKEDVLRLCREFPVYR; encoded by the coding sequence ATGTTTGATGGAAGCTATACCATAGAAAATTTTGATAAAGAGATCTTTCAGGCAATTGTCGAGGAAGAACGTCGACAAGAAGATCATATTGAGCTTATTGCCTCTGAAAATTATGTGAGCCCACGTGTGCTAGAGGCTCAGGGTTCAGTGCTGACGAACAAATATGCTGAAGGCTATCCCGGTAAACGTTATTATGGCGGTTGCGAGTATGTCGATGTGGCAGAAGCTCTAGCAATTGAACGTGCGAAAAAGCTGTTCGGAGCTGATTATGCCAATGTACAACCACACTCTGGGTCCCAGGCTAATGCTGAAGTGATGATGGCTTTATTATCTCCGGGGGATGTTATTTTAGGTATGGCATTACCCCATGGTGGTCATTTAACACACGGTTCTAAAGTTAATTTTTCTGGAAAATTGTATCAGGCAGTGCCTTATGGTGTGGATGAAACTACGGGATTAATTGACTACGATGAATTAGAGCGTTTAGCTCTGGAGCATAAGCCTAAGTTAATCATTGCAGGTTTTTCAGCATATTCACGTGTTCTTGATTGGCCCCGTTTTCGAGAGATTGCAGATAAAGTAGGTGCCTACTTGATGGCGGATGTGGCCCACGTTGCTGGCTTGATCGCAGTCGGTCTATATCCTTCACCTGTACCTTACGCTGATGTAGTAACCACAACGACACATAAGACCTTAAGAGGCCCACGTGGTGGTTTGATTTTATGCCGTGCAAATGAGGAAATTGAGAAAAAATTAAATTCGGCCGTATTTCCAGGCATGCAAGGCGGACCGTTAATGCATGTTATTGCAGCGAAGGCAGTTGCCTTTGCGGAAGCCTTATTACCTGAATTTAAAACTTATCAAGAACAAGTTTTGTTGAATGCTAAAACGATGAGCTCTGTTTTAATCAGTCGGGGATATAATATTGTTTCCGGTGGTACTGATAATCATTTACTGTTAGTTGATTTAATTAATAAGGATATTACTGGTAAAGATGCTGATGCCGCTTTAGGCCGCGCCAATATTACAGTAAACAAAAATTCAGTACCTAATGATCCACGCTCCCCATTTGTTACCAGTGGTTTAAGATTGGGGACTCCTGCGGTTACGACCCGAGGATTTAGGGAAAAAGAAATTACTCTTCTATCAAATTGGGTAGCAGATATTCTTGATGATATTAACAATGAAGCGACTATAGCGCGGGTTAAAGAAGATGTATTGCGTTTGTGTCGTGAGTTTCCGGTTTATAGGTAA
- a CDS encoding BON domain-containing protein translates to MRNLFKILHLGFLSLILAACVASPGSESTGEFLDSSTTTTKVKATLVNDLGTTGLSIQVKTFKDQVQLSGFVPTERLKQRAGAIAAGVDGVSSVINDIVVKP, encoded by the coding sequence ATGCGTAACCTATTTAAAATCCTCCATCTGGGGTTTTTATCTTTAATTTTGGCTGCTTGTGTTGCTTCTCCCGGTAGTGAAAGTACAGGGGAATTTTTAGATAGCTCCACGACAACCACTAAAGTAAAAGCCACCTTAGTGAATGATTTAGGAACGACTGGACTTTCAATACAAGTTAAAACTTTTAAAGATCAGGTACAACTAAGTGGTTTCGTTCCTACCGAGCGCTTAAAACAAAGAGCAGGCGCTATTGCTGCAGGTGTAGATGGTGTAAGCAGCGTTATTAACGATATCGTTGTTAAACCTTGA
- a CDS encoding efflux RND transporter permease subunit: MKFTDLFIKRPVLAMVISLLIFLFGLNAMHDMQIRQYPRMDNTVITIMTGYPGADADLIAGFITSPLENAVASAEGIDYMTSSSTQGMSTITLNIKLNFDPQIAFTDVMSKVQQTINQLPKEAQQPVILKASDSSTALMYISLDSTEMTPQQITDYATRVVQPQLQTVDGVAKAEILGGSTYSMRIFLNPVKMAALNVAPSDVSAALAKNNFLTAAGNTKGEYVALSITAKTDLNDASQFSNLIVKSDKGSIVRLHDIAQVKLGSQSYDSSVTFNSKKAVFISITPTPTANPLTVISDVRTLLPSITKEFPPSLTGTIVYDATDFIRASLDEVIHTIIEAAAIVIVVIFLFLGSIRSVFIPIVTIPLSLVGVCTLMLMLGYSINLLTLLAFVLAIGLVVDDAIVVVENIHRHIEEGKTPFDAAIIGAREIATPVIAMTITLAAVYAPIGFMGGLTGALFKEFAFTLASAVIISGIIALTLSPMMCSKVLTADIGSGKFVHFLDTFFNKLKGKYQRILHSLLDTRIIMLPFAAVVILMLPYLYTHSAAETAPEEDQGFFFVIGTAPQFATINYIEAFTKPFDDIYKSFPETGNYFTVNSSQPVSGMVLKPWNERTKSQFELKQPLQDKLSQVAGLNTFAIIPPPLPGGGSGTPVQFVIKTTNDFQSLFEISNQLADKARKSGMFIYVDNSLKFNQPQIELKINRSKASEMGLDMQAVGSSLTSALSGNYVNYFNLQGRSYQVIPQLDRPFRMSPEQLGRIYVKSINGAMVPLSTIVSAVEKTAPNAASHFQQLNSATIQAVMMPGKTLGDGLHFLQEAANETLPKGFSSDYGGASRQFMQEGNALLFAFVFAIIIIFLVLSAQYESFRDPLIVLISVPMSICGALIPLNLGLASINIYTQVGLITLIGLISKHGILIVDFANQLQREKNLDRRAAVEEAAAIRLRPILMTTAAMVFGVLPLLIASGAGAVSRFDIGLVIAAGLLIGTCFTLFVVPTMYTYIAEDHRTNKEDALIPEGT, translated from the coding sequence ATGAAATTTACCGATCTTTTTATCAAACGGCCTGTGCTTGCCATGGTAATTAGTTTGCTTATTTTCCTGTTTGGCCTTAATGCCATGCATGACATGCAAATTCGCCAATACCCACGTATGGATAACACGGTTATTACCATTATGACCGGATACCCAGGAGCAGATGCCGATCTAATCGCTGGATTTATCACCTCACCGTTAGAAAATGCCGTTGCCAGTGCTGAAGGGATTGATTACATGACCTCATCGAGTACCCAAGGCATGAGTACCATTACCCTAAATATCAAATTAAACTTTGATCCGCAAATTGCCTTTACTGATGTGATGAGTAAAGTTCAGCAAACCATTAACCAGTTGCCTAAAGAGGCTCAGCAGCCAGTCATTTTAAAAGCATCAGACTCTTCAACCGCCTTGATGTACATCAGTTTAGACAGTACAGAAATGACACCCCAACAAATTACTGACTACGCAACTCGTGTAGTACAACCCCAATTGCAAACCGTTGATGGGGTAGCTAAAGCAGAAATTCTTGGAGGATCTACCTACTCCATGAGGATATTCCTCAACCCTGTAAAAATGGCTGCATTAAACGTGGCCCCCTCTGATGTTTCCGCAGCTCTTGCGAAAAATAATTTCTTAACCGCAGCAGGAAATACTAAGGGGGAATACGTAGCACTGAGCATCACTGCCAAAACTGACCTGAATGATGCCTCACAATTTAGTAACCTTATTGTGAAAAGCGATAAAGGTTCTATTGTGCGTTTACACGATATCGCTCAAGTTAAACTGGGCTCACAAAGCTATGACTCCTCAGTAACCTTTAACAGCAAAAAAGCGGTATTCATTTCGATTACGCCTACCCCTACAGCAAACCCATTGACTGTAATCAGTGATGTACGGACCTTATTGCCCTCAATTACTAAAGAATTTCCACCTTCATTAACTGGCACCATCGTTTATGACGCGACGGACTTTATCCGTGCCTCATTAGATGAAGTAATCCATACCATTATTGAAGCGGCAGCTATTGTTATTGTGGTAATCTTTTTATTCTTAGGTTCCATCCGCTCAGTGTTTATTCCTATTGTAACCATTCCATTATCACTTGTTGGTGTTTGTACCTTAATGCTCATGTTAGGTTACAGTATAAACCTGCTGACCCTGCTCGCCTTTGTGCTCGCAATTGGCTTGGTAGTCGATGATGCAATTGTGGTCGTGGAGAACATCCACCGGCACATTGAAGAAGGTAAAACACCTTTTGACGCAGCGATTATTGGTGCCCGAGAAATCGCCACTCCGGTTATTGCAATGACGATTACCTTGGCTGCAGTGTATGCGCCGATTGGCTTTATGGGGGGATTAACCGGGGCCTTATTTAAAGAGTTTGCATTTACTCTAGCCTCTGCGGTAATCATTTCTGGAATTATTGCGCTCACCTTGTCGCCAATGATGTGCTCTAAAGTGCTGACGGCAGATATTGGTAGTGGCAAATTCGTCCATTTCCTTGACACCTTTTTTAATAAACTCAAAGGAAAATACCAACGTATTCTGCACAGTCTATTAGATACCCGAATCATTATGCTGCCATTTGCAGCCGTGGTGATTTTAATGCTGCCTTATCTTTATACGCATAGTGCAGCAGAAACTGCCCCTGAGGAAGATCAAGGTTTCTTCTTTGTTATCGGAACTGCACCACAATTTGCAACAATTAACTACATAGAAGCCTTTACAAAACCATTTGATGACATCTATAAAAGCTTCCCAGAAACTGGAAACTATTTTACTGTAAATAGCAGCCAACCCGTTTCTGGAATGGTGCTCAAACCCTGGAATGAACGTACGAAAAGCCAATTTGAGTTAAAACAACCATTACAAGATAAATTATCACAAGTGGCTGGCTTAAATACGTTTGCCATTATCCCCCCTCCCCTGCCTGGCGGCGGTAGTGGTACACCAGTGCAATTTGTGATTAAAACAACAAATGATTTCCAGAGTCTCTTTGAAATCTCTAATCAACTTGCAGATAAAGCAAGAAAAAGTGGTATGTTTATTTATGTTGATAACTCGCTGAAATTCAACCAACCGCAAATCGAATTAAAAATTAACCGCTCCAAAGCATCCGAAATGGGATTAGATATGCAAGCGGTAGGAAGCAGTTTAACCAGTGCTCTTTCAGGTAATTACGTGAATTACTTCAACTTGCAGGGACGTAGCTATCAAGTTATTCCTCAACTAGATCGCCCATTCCGCATGTCACCTGAGCAGCTTGGTCGTATTTATGTGAAAAGCATTAATGGTGCGATGGTCCCTCTTTCGACCATAGTGAGTGCCGTAGAAAAGACTGCCCCAAACGCAGCCTCCCATTTCCAACAGCTCAACTCAGCAACGATCCAAGCTGTGATGATGCCAGGAAAAACTTTAGGTGATGGTTTGCATTTCTTACAAGAAGCAGCAAATGAAACCTTGCCCAAAGGTTTTTCTTCCGACTATGGTGGTGCCTCAAGACAATTTATGCAGGAAGGTAATGCTCTGTTATTTGCATTTGTCTTCGCAATTATCATCATTTTCTTGGTTCTATCGGCTCAATATGAAAGCTTCCGCGATCCATTAATCGTTTTAATCAGCGTACCTATGTCGATTTGTGGTGCGTTAATCCCGTTAAACTTAGGTTTGGCAAGCATTAATATCTACACTCAAGTAGGTTTGATTACCTTAATTGGATTAATTTCCAAACATGGAATTCTGATTGTAGACTTTGCCAACCAATTGCAACGTGAGAAAAATCTGGATCGTCGTGCAGCAGTAGAGGAAGCAGCGGCAATTCGATTAAGGCCCATTCTTATGACTACTGCAGCCATGGTTTTTGGGGTATTGCCATTATTAATTGCTAGTGGAGCAGGAGCAGTTAGCCGTTTTGATATAGGCTTGGTTATTGCTGCCGGGCTTTTAATTGGTACCTGCTTCACCTTATTTGTAGTGCCTACTATGTACACTTATATTGCTGAAGATCATCGTACCAATAAGGAAGATGCGCTAATACCCGAGGGCACCTAA
- the nusB gene encoding transcription antitermination factor NusB translates to MEKQSISGKRKARKLALQALYQWLMSSADLYEIEAQFRVANNMEKVDADYFCRLLYGIPENVQQLEEHFTPFLDREISGLNPIELTVLRIGAFELINCPEIPYKVVLDEAISLTKEFGAQDGYRYVNGVLNNLAQQVRAVEISLDNGNG, encoded by the coding sequence GTGGAAAAGCAGTCTATAAGTGGAAAACGAAAAGCTCGAAAATTAGCACTTCAGGCACTCTATCAGTGGTTAATGTCGAGTGCTGATTTATATGAAATTGAAGCACAATTTCGAGTGGCAAATAATATGGAAAAGGTGGATGCCGATTATTTTTGCCGCCTATTATATGGTATTCCTGAGAATGTGCAGCAGCTCGAAGAGCACTTTACTCCATTTTTGGATAGAGAAATCAGCGGATTAAATCCAATTGAGTTGACTGTGTTACGCATAGGGGCCTTTGAATTAATTAATTGCCCAGAAATTCCTTATAAAGTAGTTTTAGATGAAGCCATATCATTGACTAAAGAGTTTGGTGCACAAGACGGATATCGTTATGTCAATGGGGTATTGAATAATCTGGCTCAACAAGTTCGTGCAGTTGAAATCAGCCTAGATAACGGTAATGGATGA
- the nrdR gene encoding transcriptional regulator NrdR translates to MYCPFCHAEETKVVDSRLVADGAQVRRRRECLECHERFTTFETAELIMPLIIKRDGRREAFSIDNLRSGMLRALEKRPVSVDSLEEAIIAITQEIRRKGEREIDSQFVGELVMKALYSLDHVAYVRFASVYKRFKDVSDFRQTIDQMKKD, encoded by the coding sequence ATGTATTGTCCATTTTGTCATGCAGAAGAAACCAAGGTTGTCGATTCGCGTTTAGTGGCTGATGGTGCTCAAGTACGTAGAAGGCGCGAATGCCTTGAATGTCATGAACGTTTTACCACGTTTGAAACGGCAGAATTGATTATGCCTTTGATTATTAAACGCGATGGCCGACGTGAGGCGTTTAGTATCGATAATTTGCGTTCGGGAATGTTACGAGCATTGGAAAAAAGACCGGTAAGCGTTGATTCTTTAGAGGAGGCGATCATCGCCATTACTCAAGAAATTCGCCGTAAAGGAGAACGTGAAATTGATTCCCAATTCGTGGGTGAATTAGTTATGAAGGCTTTGTATAGCCTGGATCATGTTGCCTATGTGCGTTTTGCTTCAGTGTATAAGCGCTTTAAAGATGTGAGTGATTTTAGACAAACGATTGATCAGATGAAAAAAGATTAG
- the thiL gene encoding thiamine-phosphate kinase has protein sequence MDEFSLIDKFFKPLDLKRDDVLLGIGDDAACLHVPEGMNLLVSTDTLVATVHFLPDWDAYDIAYRSVMVSVSDLAAMAAEPCWATLALTLPQMESSWLESFARGLSDSLKQYNIALIGGDTTRGPLSITLTVFGQAPFRQEVRRNGAKPGDIILVSGNLGAAALAVKFLDEQNIASLDQAALMHKLLHPQPRIDLIKLLRLYASAAIDISDGLSADLNHICTASGVGACLNLDAIPIAPLVKHYYRDKSVDLALTGGDDYELCFTVPELKFDSLMHALKQAEMVCYPIGVIEKKTGLRIKTAENLDYEIVPRGYSHF, from the coding sequence ATGGATGAGTTTTCTCTAATAGATAAATTTTTCAAGCCCTTAGACTTAAAACGAGATGATGTTTTATTGGGTATTGGGGACGATGCTGCTTGTTTGCATGTTCCTGAGGGCATGAACTTGTTAGTTAGTACGGATACTTTGGTTGCCACAGTACATTTCCTCCCGGACTGGGATGCATACGATATCGCCTATCGCTCGGTTATGGTTAGTGTTAGTGATTTGGCTGCCATGGCGGCTGAACCTTGCTGGGCTACTTTAGCATTGACTCTACCTCAAATGGAATCTTCCTGGCTCGAGTCTTTTGCCCGTGGCCTAAGTGATTCGTTAAAGCAATATAATATTGCTTTAATTGGGGGAGACACTACCCGTGGCCCACTATCAATTACGTTAACTGTTTTTGGTCAAGCACCTTTTCGCCAGGAAGTGCGCCGTAATGGTGCAAAACCTGGTGATATTATTCTTGTCTCAGGAAATTTAGGAGCTGCTGCCTTGGCGGTTAAATTTCTTGATGAGCAAAACATCGCTTCATTAGACCAAGCCGCATTAATGCATAAACTATTGCACCCACAGCCCCGCATTGATTTAATCAAACTTTTGCGTCTATATGCCTCTGCGGCTATAGATATTTCTGATGGCCTGAGTGCTGATCTTAATCATATTTGTACGGCCAGTGGGGTAGGAGCTTGCCTTAATCTAGACGCTATTCCTATCGCTCCTTTGGTGAAACATTATTATCGTGATAAATCAGTTGACTTAGCTCTAACAGGCGGTGATGATTATGAGTTATGTTTTACGGTGCCTGAGCTGAAATTTGATTCATTGATGCATGCATTAAAGCAAGCAGAGATGGTTTGTTACCCAATTGGTGTGATTGAAAAAAAGACTGGGTTAAGAATTAAAACGGCTGAGAATCTGGATTATGAAATAGTTCCGCGAGGCTATTCGCATTTTTAG